One region of Carya illinoinensis cultivar Pawnee chromosome 8, C.illinoinensisPawnee_v1, whole genome shotgun sequence genomic DNA includes:
- the LOC122317924 gene encoding probable strigolactone esterase DAD2, translating into MGNSIVEALNVRVEGSGQKFLVLAHGFGTDQSVWKGILPSFTPYYRVILYDLVCAGSVNPDYFDFQRYTTLDSYVDDLLNILDALGVDRCAYVGHSVSAMIGILASIRRPELFTKLILVGASPRFLNDVDYHGGFELGEIEKVLYAMEINYDSWVHGFAPLAVGADVPDAVREFSRTLFNMRPDISLFVSRSIFNSDLRGVLGFVKVPCCIFQTMKDVSIPNSVATYLRDHLGGHNTVELLDTEGHLPHLSAPALMAAKLHRALSR; encoded by the exons ATGGGCAACTCCATAGTAGAAGCCCTCAACGTCCGTGTGGAAGGGTCTGGGCAGAAGTTCCTGGTCCTTGCCCATGGCTTCGGCACCGATCAGTCTGTCTGGAAAGGCATTCTCCCCTCCTTCACCCCTTATTACCGCGTCATTCTCTATGACCTCGTCTGCGCCGGCAGTGTCAACCCCGATTACTTCGATTTTCAACGCTACACCACTCTCGATTCCTATGTTGATGACTTGCTCAATATCCTCGACGCTCTCGGAGTCGATCGCTGTGCCTACGTCGGCCATTCCGTCTCCGCCATGATCGGAATCTTAGCTTCCATTCGTCGCCCAGAGCTCTTCACCAAGCTCATCCTCGTCGGTGCTTCTCCAAG ATTCTTGAACGACGTAGATTACCACGGAGGATTCGAGCTGGGGGAGATCGAGAAAGTGTTGTACGCAATGGAGATTAATTACGACTCATGGGTGCACGGTTTCGCCCCGTTGGCGGTGGGAGCCGATGTCCCGGACGCGGTTCGAGAATTCAGCCGGACCCTATTCAACATGAGGCCAGACATATCCTTGTTCGTTTCCCGCTCCATTTTCAATAGCGATCTGAGGGGAGTCCTGGGCTTTGTCAAGGTACCCTGCTGCATATTTCAGACGATGAAGGACGTTTCGATCCCGAACTCCGTAGCCACCTATCTGCGGGACCATCTGGGTGGGCACAACACGGTGGAACTTCTCGACACTGAGGGTCATTTGCCCCATTTGAGCGCTCCGGCGCTCATGGCGGCCAAGCTCCACCGAGCACTTTCACGCTGA